TCATTCTCAAGGAGTTGGTGGCTAAGTTGTACCGGGAACAAAATAAAGTGCAGGATCTGTTGGGGGCCATGGGCTACGCCCTGCGGAGTTTACATAATCTGAATCAGTTTCTGGAATTGACCCCTCTGATGGCCACCAGGGTCACCGATGCCGATGGCAGTGCTTTAGTTCTAATGAGAGAGGGGGAAATATCTATCTTTGAACAAATCCATGGCCACAAAAATAGTCTTAAGGGCACCATTAAAGGCGCTTTGCAGAAGGCCCGCCAGGTTAACCTCACATTGGATTCTTCCACTGTCCTGAGTTATTTTGACCGTCAATTGCGCCAAGAATTACCGGCGATCGCCTGTTATAACACCCCCATTTTGAGTCACCAAGAGGAAGTGGGCCGCTTATATATCTTTAGTCAAGATCGTAACTATAGCTGGACTCCCACCCGTCGTAAGTTACTACAGCTAATTTCTGATCAAACCGCTGTGGCGATCGCCAATAGTGATTTAAACCAAAAGTTGAGATCCAGAGAAAGTCAGGATCGGGAATTGGAAATTGCTTCAGAAATTCAAAATCAACTATTGCCCCGTTGTTGTCCCCAAATTAATGGTTTGGACATTGCTGCCCAGTGTAAAACCGCCAGTCGGGTAGGTGGGGATTACTACGATTTCATTCCTGCCAACTATGACCAACTGCGCCAGGGGGATTGGTTATGTCGTAACACAAGCCATTTGGGGGTGCCCTGGAGTATTGTCATCGGCGATGTCATGGGTAAAGGAGTACCGGCGGGTCTAATTATGACCATGACTAGGGGGATGCTGCGGGCAGAAGTGCTGAACCGCCATAGTCCAGCCCAAATTCTTAACCACCTCAACCGGGTAATGTATGCCGACCTGGAAAATTCCCATCGCTTTGTCACCTTGTTTTATTCTGAATATAACCCCGAAACGAGCATACTTTCCTATAGCAACGCCGCCCATAACCCTCCCCTATTGTGGCGGGCCGGCAGTGACAGCCCCCAATGTTTAATTCCCCTGGATACGGAAGGAGCTTTAATCGGCTTGGAGTCGGATTCCAATTACCGGGATGCCCAGATTCAGCTTGTTCCCGGGGACGTGGTTCTGTACTATACCGATGGTCTGACCGATGCGGGCAATGCCAAAGGCGATCGATTCGACGACAAAAATCTCCGCATTGCTTTCCAACGGGCCTGTGAAACCGCCCAAACTGCCCAGGGTATCCTTACGGAAATTTTCACTTCGGTGGAAGCATTTGTGGGCTCAGACAATAGTCATCAAACCGATAAAATCCCCGCCCGAGACGATATGACATTGGTCGTTCTGCGGGTAAAATCGACGGAGTGAGCCTTACTGTTTGGGAGTCAGCGTCTATGTGGCAGTTTACAGAAGTAATTTCAATCTTTGTACCATCTGACTGGCTGGGACACAGTTATATCCACTGGCAAATGTCTCAAATAATTTCTTTTCCTTGGCTGACGGACAGTATGGTTTTTGCTCAGAATATCAGTGCGATTAAATCCATTGATATCCTCGCTGACTTCCAAAATGCCTGGAATAATTTTATCCAGTCTGGGCAAATTTGGGCTTTGATTATTGGTTTTGTGCTTGGTTGGGGCATACGGGGTTTCACTGGTGGTTAATATTTTTCCCCTCTCAAACTAACTACTCCGCCATCATTTGCTAACTATCACAACGAAATCCCCCCATCCCAATGACAAAAAAAACCTGGAGCGATCGTTTTGAAGGCACATTGCACCCCGCCATTGCCCTGTTTAATGCCAGCATTGGTTTTGACATTGAACTAATCGAATATGACCTGGATGGCTCGATCGCCCATGGCAAAATGTTGGCCAAGACGGGCATTATCAGCCCAGGGGAAGCAGAACAGCTAGTGCAGGGCTTGGAGCAAATTCGCCAGGAATACCGAGCCGGTAATTTCAATCCAGGGGTAGACCAGGAAGACGTTCACTTTGCTGTGGAACGCCGATTAACAGAATTGGTGGGGGATGTGGGCAAAAAACTCCACACTGCCCGTTCCCGCAATGACCAAGTAGGAACCGATGTTCGTCTTTACCTGCGTGCCCAAATTGATGACATCCGCCAACGGTTAAGGGATTTTCAAGCAGTGTTGCTCCAACTGGCGGAAACCAATGTGGAAACCTTAATTCCCGGCTACACCCACCTACAACGGGCCCAACCGGTCAGTTTGGCTCACCATCTACTGGCCTATTTCCAGAT
The genomic region above belongs to Synechocystis sp. PCC 6803 substr. PCC-P and contains:
- a CDS encoding PP2C family protein-serine/threonine phosphatase, yielding MVILKELVAKLYREQNKVQDLLGAMGYALRSLHNLNQFLELTPLMATRVTDADGSALVLMREGEISIFEQIHGHKNSLKGTIKGALQKARQVNLTLDSSTVLSYFDRQLRQELPAIACYNTPILSHQEEVGRLYIFSQDRNYSWTPTRRKLLQLISDQTAVAIANSDLNQKLRSRESQDRELEIASEIQNQLLPRCCPQINGLDIAAQCKTASRVGGDYYDFIPANYDQLRQGDWLCRNTSHLGVPWSIVIGDVMGKGVPAGLIMTMTRGMLRAEVLNRHSPAQILNHLNRVMYADLENSHRFVTLFYSEYNPETSILSYSNAAHNPPLLWRAGSDSPQCLIPLDTEGALIGLESDSNYRDAQIQLVPGDVVLYYTDGLTDAGNAKGDRFDDKNLRIAFQRACETAQTAQGILTEIFTSVEAFVGSDNSHQTDKIPARDDMTLVVLRVKSTE